The genomic stretch TCGAAAACGAGGCTCACATCGCCACCAACTGTTCGAAAGCGCGACTGTGGGCCACACGTATCAAATTCACCATTAATACTTAGCGTAAATGTTTACGTAGTGTCCGCTCTATCTGAACGGAGCTACGTAGAATTACTAGATGAAGTTACGTCGCTAAAGAGGGCAGGGAAAGCTCCGCGGCCGTTCAGCGAGGTGACGCATACAACAATTGTTTACCAAAACCTTTATTTCCGCGTAATTATCGTTTACATATATTTTTGCAAGCGTTAATTTCCATTATTGCGTTATTTTGCACTTTATCAGGGCGCACGACGTAAACAAGCCGCTGTCAAACGCTAAAGCTGCCGTTACAAACACCGCGGAGAAGATAACGTTAGTGTCAGTTTGTTCGCCAGTATGAGAGGGGGCTCCTCCTATGGGGACAGGGACAGGGACAGGGACCGTGGAAGAGACAGGTAAGTTTATATATGGAGGCAACAACACACATATTTATTTACAGCGTCCAGGTTACATAATGTCTAGACAGTCAGTTTGACCCAAAGCCATGGCTGTTTTGAGACTCCAGTGCTCTCAGCAGCAGGCCACGAAAAGTACAACACGACAACAGTAAACCTCAGGCCACCTTAAGGCCTCACTGCTGTTCATTTCACAATATGTATTTAATAAAGACTGCAGACACCTGAGTAAGGACATTTACTGGACAGGACTTACAGTAACtacacatttgaaatgtttgcctgatggtggcgctaagGTGAGGTCACAGGGTCACCAAAATTAGGTTTGTAAATGCAgactgagcaaaaaaaaaaaaaaaagtaaatgcagACTGAGCTGAGCATTAACTCCAGTAATAGTACAGTCACATGAAATCACTGAAATTCATCATGCTCACTGGTTGTGCAATATTTGACACATTATGTTAGTAGGTCTAGGTATATGTATGCAGTGCCACATTTCATTACATAGTAATTACACGAATAGAAAAACTTATACGAGACAGATACGTAAGAAAAATGTCTGAGTCAATAAAAAACATTCAGGCTGTGTAAGTTGTGTGGTAGAGCTGGTAGAGCTCTGTATTATAGAAGCCCACATGAAGTCCACATGAGCAACCTTGTGGGCTTTGGCCACTTGCCAATATGGACATAGTGAGAATAATCATTCtgaaattacaataaaaagtagaataaaaaatataaaaggtCTGGGCATGTTAGCCATAAATATATTGGACACAGACAAACCCAAAAGACGGATAGAAATGATCATCACATAACCCTTTTTAGTGAGGGTTAGAAAGTTGTCAAAGATGCTGGTATGTGTTCAGTTACCTTTTCTCTACCAGCTCTGTGTACAGTTAAGATAATTACCTTGTAAGGTATCAAgacatattgtttttttgtactaGTATTGTGTCATGATTAAAATTCTAGTATCGTGACAGCCTAGTATCTGCAATGTTGCCACAACAACTGTTGATAGTCATTATCATGATGTAAGCAAACATGTCCAAAGTACAGTACAGCTCTGCCTTGCTGATTCCCCAGTGCTCTTTATCGCTTGACCTTTATCTCTCAGGCCACGGTTTGGGGCCATGAGCGGTCGCAGTGGGCCCCCACCGATGAAGTTTGGGAATCCAGGCGAGCGTCTGCGCAAGAAGAGGTGGAACCTAGACGATCTCCCAAAATTTGAGAAGAACTTCTACACTGAACACCCTGAAATCCAACGCATGAGCCAGGTAATTCTTTATTCTCTTACGCTCACATACAATAAGTGGTCTCTTTCGGAATCACTCAATAAGCCACTCTTTCGGTGGCCTTCATAAGCTCTGTTAACAAAACACTGGTACATGATAAAGTACAGTCACACCTTGTaatcatgtttctttttaaagttaGAGTAATTTCAGCAgaaggaatgaaagaaaaaaaacattcacctTGTCCTAATGGttgttttctcccccccccttgGCTGTTATGTCCAGTATGAAATGGAAGAGTATCGCAGGAAGAAGGAGATCACCATCAGAGGCTCTGGCTGTTCAAAAGCGATCGCTGCTTTTCACCAGGCGCAGTTTCCTCGTTAGTAAATCATACATTACTCAAACTGAAGTAACTGCCCATATGGTCTCTGGGAAATATTAGCAAACTTAATTGGACATTAATTTGAAAAAGTTGATTTAAAACATACCTGATGTGTTTTACAAGAAATAGTGGTACCAAAAGGAATTTATTAGGGTTTTGATGTTCTGatgaaaagacagaaagcaaTATAAGTGTCTCATTGTCTCCCTGTGTCTTCTTGCAGAGTATGTAATTGATGTGCTGATGCACCAGAACTTCAAGGAGCCGACGGCGATCCAGTCTCAGGGCTTCCCTGTGGCCTTGAGCGGCAGGGACATGGTGGGGATCGCGCAGACCGGCTCTGGAAAGACACTGGCTGTAAGGCTGCCTGGCCATCATCCTGcacgatgatgatgacaacacttaacttttaatttgaaaaagttattaaaagcaAATCTGATTTACGTAGCAGATTTCacaatagataaataaatagcaGATTTTGTCaatagataaaaaataaaagtacattaTATAAGATTCAATTTTATAACACAAGGTTATACAATGAAATGTAGTATTTAGTTCCTTTATGCTACTTCTAAAAACAGAAATTATAtgaatggattaaaaaaaatgctcttttaCATTCGCTTGAGAAATAAGAATATAAATACGTAAaccaaaaaagaaatacaacatgAAGCGTGCAACATGGTGAAAGCATCACAACTGAAGGACAATTTTAAGATAATTTAAGAGAGTCTAAATCATGTGTGTTTAGAAGACAAAACATTTCCTGTGGCATGACAGtaagatgtgtttttgttgtgttgtgtgcgtTTGCTCCCTGCAGTACCTTCTTCCTGCTATTGTACACATCAACCACCAGCCCTATCTGGAGAGAGGGGATGGTCCTATTGTGAGTATAAATTCTATATGTGTTATTATCTTTGATATGTGTTTGATCTAAGTCCCCGGTGTGGGCTTGCAATCGGTCAGAAAACCTTCCTCATCCCTCTTCCTCGTCTCTTCATAGTGTCTGGTGCTTGCCCCGACCCGAGAGCTGGCTCAGCAGGTCCAACAGGTTGCTTATGACTATGGCAAGTCTTCCCGTATCAAAAGCACTTGTGTCTATGGTGGTGCACCCAAAGGACCACAGATTCGAGACCTTGAGAGAGGTGGGTATGGTTAAAAGACAGCACATGCAACGGACTACTCAAAAAAGTCAACATTCAAAACCTTTATATCAGAAATCTTCTTTACTTCATACCTGTTCAGCCTGAGCATCTAAAAAGCATCTCTTTTTGTGGCTTTAGGTGTTGAGATCTGTATCGCCACACCTGGTCGCCTCATTGACTTCTTGGAGTCTGGGAAAACAAACCTGCGGCGCTGCACCTACCTGGTGCTGGATGAGGCTGACCGCATGCTGGACATGGGCTTTGAGCCACAGATTCGCAAGATAGTTGAACAAATCAGGGTAGGACAAAGGCCCAGTTAGCATGACCACTAGTTTTAAAACGATTACCTTGGCTTATTAATGTATTCAAGTATTTTTCAGTGAAACCATTTGCAAGCTTTCTCTCTCGTTGTCTCTGTCAGCCTGACAGACAGACCCTGATGTGGAGTGCAACCTGGCCGAAGGAGGTCCGACAGCTCGCTGAGGACTTCCTGAAGGACTACATCCAGATTAATATAGGCGCTCTGGAGCTTAGTGCCAACCACAACATCTTGCAGATTGTCGATGTCTGCATGGAGACTGAAAAGGACAACAAGTAAGGAGAGCCAGTGGGAACATATTTGACCTAAAATGACATTATGTCATGATTATCTCATTACCTGCCGTAATAGTGTTACAGAATGTGAGCGCATCCTTTCACACAGTTGAAACTGAGATCAGTGCTGCGGATGTGCTATAATTGTCTCTCCGTGTCTGAAGACTTtttcagctgatggaggagataATGGCTGAAAAAGAGAACAAAACCATCATCTTTGTGGAGACAAAGAAGCGCTGTGATGATCTCACCAGGAGGATGCGGCGTGATGGGTGAAAATGACACAACATGATTTTATTAATTCTAGAATGGATTATGCAAATATTTGATGGGCAGAAGCTATTCAGTGTGTCTAATCCTGCCGTATCATTGTGGTTTTGTGTTGTAGGTGGCCAGCCATGTGTATCCATGGAGACAAAAGCCAGCCAGAAAGAGACTGGGTACTCACAGGTAAGAAGACTTGTAATGTAGTGCAACTTTCCTGCctgatctttttcttttcttttttttcttttcttgtttttgttgcctaaactgGTTTTCTGCTGAGGAACAGTTCAGATCAGGAAATAAAAACTTCCTCCAAAGACAGCTGATTACTGTGTGTagttactgaatatttcatcctgctcttttctttgtctgtgtctgctTATATTCCTACTAATATTTTGTTTGATCCCACAGAATTTCGGAGTGGTAAAGCTCCTATTCTGATCGCTACCGATGTGGCCTCTCGTGGTCTGGGTATGTGTGCTCACAAATATAGTTCATACAGCATCTTTTTTCACATGATTGTTACTTTCTGCATTTTCCTGTGAGTTATATATTTTCTGCAAATTATATTAAGCGCACTTCATATGAGTTACACAAGTTGAGAGTCACCACAGTTACACTGATGTGAAGAGTACAACTACACCTTTTTGTTAGGGGCTTCTGTTCGTAAAGTTAGGTAATAGGTAAGTATACTACAGATGAGACCATCTGGTGAGGTCTGGTAAAATAAGTGGgttaaaaaatacaattctaGGATAACACTTAGTGTAGAGTTGTCCTCCCTTTTCAGGTTGACGTTATGACAATGTGTTACTTTTATATAGTAGGTATCACATAAGCTGTTTTCCATAATATACAGCTGGTAGAGAATGTAGTATAGC from Sparus aurata chromosome 1, fSpaAur1.1, whole genome shotgun sequence encodes the following:
- the LOC115584431 gene encoding probable ATP-dependent RNA helicase DDX17 isoform X1; protein product: MRGGSSYGDRDRDRDRGRDRPRFGAMSGRSGPPPMKFGNPGERLRKKRWNLDDLPKFEKNFYTEHPEIQRMSQYEMEEYRRKKEITIRGSGCSKAIAAFHQAQFPQYVIDVLMHQNFKEPTAIQSQGFPVALSGRDMVGIAQTGSGKTLAYLLPAIVHINHQPYLERGDGPICLVLAPTRELAQQVQQVAYDYGKSSRIKSTCVYGGAPKGPQIRDLERGVEICIATPGRLIDFLESGKTNLRRCTYLVLDEADRMLDMGFEPQIRKIVEQIRPDRQTLMWSATWPKEVRQLAEDFLKDYIQINIGALELSANHNILQIVDVCMETEKDNKLFQLMEEIMAEKENKTIIFVETKKRCDDLTRRMRRDGWPAMCIHGDKSQPERDWVLTEFRSGKAPILIATDVASRGLDVEDVKFVINYDYPSSSEDYVHRIGRTARSTNKGTAYTFFTPGNLRQARDLVRVLAEARQAINPKLLQLVDSGRGGGGGGGRMRYRGSNSNNPNLMYQEECDRRMRPGSGGGSSKESRGGYNRDSRNNRDGDHSTSSSSSSYRDRSRDRRNSYNSGSDQYQNYGSSGGYNSRSGGQSGGGGVQNQPSQPQGQFGQPPPPGPPPSGGLQPLMAQQFAATQPPLMGFMGQPPYPFASPPPPPPGPPPPRK
- the LOC115584431 gene encoding probable ATP-dependent RNA helicase DDX17 isoform X2, translating into MRGGSSYGDRDRDRDRGRDRPRFGAMSGRSGPPPMKFGNPGERLRKKRWNLDDLPKFEKNFYTEHPEIQRMSQYEMEEYRRKKEITIRGSGCSKAIAAFHQAQFPQYVIDVLMHQNFKEPTAIQSQGFPVALSGRDMVGIAQTGSGKTLAYLLPAIVHINHQPYLERGDGPICLVLAPTRELAQQVQQVAYDYGKSSRIKSTCVYGGAPKGPQIRDLERGVEICIATPGRLIDFLESGKTNLRRCTYLVLDEADRMLDMGFEPQIRKIVEQIRPDRQTLMWSATWPKEVRQLAEDFLKDYIQINIGALELSANHNILQIVDVCMETEKDNKLFQLMEEIMAEKENKTIIFVETKKRCDDLTRRMRRDGWPAMCIHGDKSQPERDWVLTEFRSGKAPILIATDVASRGLDVEDVKFVINYDYPSSSEDYVHRIGRTARSTNKGTAYTFFTPGNLRQARDLVRVLAEARQAINPKLLQLVDSGRGGGGGGRMRYRGSNSNNPNLMYQEECDRRMRPGSGGGSSKESRGGYNRDSRNNRDGDHSTSSSSSSYRDRSRDRRNSYNSGSDQYQNYGSSGGYNSRSGGQSGGGGVQNQPSQPQGQFGQPPPPGPPPSGGLQPLMAQQFAATQPPLMGFMGQPPYPFASPPPPPPGPPPPRK